TTTGCCTTTTTAGGCTTCGATGCCTTCACTGGCTTGGCCTTGACAGTCTTTGGCTTCTTGGCTTTCTTTGGAGCGGCTGCTGGCTTCTTTTTGGCTTTCTTGGCGGCAGCTTTGGGCTTCTTGGCTGGGGACTTGGTGGCAGCTTTCTTGGGTTTAGCTGCTTTCCTGGGCGTCGTGGCCTTCTTGACTTCCTTCTTGGCCTTCTTAGCTGGGGGTGGCTTCTTCGGTTCATCACCCTTGGCCAGGCGGAAAGAGCCAGATGCACCAACCCCTTTGGTCTGCTTGAGGACACCAGTGGTGACCAGCCTCTTGATGGCCAACTTGATTTGGGAGTCAGCATTCTCTCCCACTTTGTAGTGGCTCTTAATATATTTCTGGATGGACTGGCGAGATGAGCCGGCCCGGCTCTTTTCAGCTTGAATGGCGGCCACTATCATGTCAGAGTACTTGGGGTGATCTGTTGACTTCTTGGCCGCCTTGGCCCGTTTGGGCTTGGCGGCAGGGGCTGAGGCGGAATTCTCCGTCATCTTTTGCTTTCCCTCTGGGCCAAGGGAATCAGAAGAGCCCTGTGCACAGGGTCCTCAAGCCGCCTTGCTGCCCCCCAGATGCTCTTGCCACGTGCGGTGCTTCGTCCCAGTGGCCGTGCGGAAGGCCGGCCTGCGAGATGGGCACCGGGCGGAGGGTTTCTCCTTGCAATGGGCAGACGGGTTCGCCCCCTTGCAACCGGCGTCCCCTCCTGGCGGCGGTGGGCCCAGGTGCCTCTCTGTGGTTCTGTCCCTCGTGGGCCTGGTCTGTGCCTCTGTGTCTGTCAGGCTGTGAGTGGCCGCCCCTCCCGCCGTCTGCGGGTCTCGGTCCCCCCCAGCAGGCtcagctctgcctcctctccGCCTCCCGCGCTGTGTCTGGCTCTCCAGGCAGCAGCCGGCGCATCCGGGTATTTAGCGCCGCGGTGCGGACCGCGGTGAGGACAGGGCTGCTGGCTGCCTGCTCAGGGCCCCGAATGGCGCCGCGCCGCCGACATCTGTGTTTCTTCCGCCGCCCCAAGCggcccttttccccctccccgggcggccccgcgcccccccgccgccgcccccggcTGCCCCGGTCCCTGGGCTCCCCGCCGCCGGGCCCCgctcccgccgccgccgccccccgcccGCTCAGGCCGCCCCAAACGGCGCCGGGTGCCGCCGGGGCCCCGCCACATTTCCCCTTTGCGCCCCCATAGCCGGGCGGCCGGGGGGGCCCGGCCCGGGCTGAGCCACCGGGGGCAAGGGCCAGGTCTGGGCCGCCGGGGGACCCCGATCCCGGCCCGCTGCGGGCCCCGGGACCCCCTCGGGGGCCCCGGGAACAGACCCCAACTAACACAGGGAGCCCCGAGCCAGGCGAGGCGCAGCCCGACctggccggggagggggggaggggtggctccCCCAAGCCTGGGGGGGTCCCCGGGGGGAacctcccgcccccagccccgggaccgccactcctgccccctccccaaactcctgctCTGCAAAACTTTCTTTGGTATTAGATGGGAAGTTTGcagccatccccctcccccagagtccccctggctgccccctgtcTGGGACTGGGGGCACACGGGCAGGGGACATGCCCCACCCATGCCTGAGCTATATGGGGGGcagcgggggcagggaggggggttcTCTCAATTGTCCCTCTCCCCAAAAACCACTGCACTGGGCACAGAGATTCCTAAACAATAACAAACCCAGCTGCCATGGAGAAAAAATTGGGGGACACAGACACCCCACACGCCGCATACCTTACCCCAGCCCTCAGCACACACCCAGCCAGGTACCCCACGGGCTGCACCTGTCACCTCCCCATCCCGTTTGCCCCCCACAAACTGCTTTAGGGACTTGCACAGGGGCAATCCTGAGCTGTTTTATTTCCTCCTGCATTTTTTAAGTGAGGAATTGATCTTAtcctttaaaaacatatttccacCCTCTTTGAGgggacatggggagggggagcctgggACTGGGAGAGGGGCAGATTATCGCTAGTGTAACCGTAATTTACATACATATCTTGGGAAAGTGTTTAATTGCTATTAGGGGATTAAATGTACGTGCCATCGCCATTTTGCTGGAAGGATAGcttgttttttcttcccccttttccttcTATTTTTTATAACAAATGGGAATAAAATAACATCGTGGCCGCAAAAAGTGAGGTGCGGGGCTGAAATCTGAGACCTTATGGTACCGAGTCACTTCAGATGGAGAGAGTTAAAATACATCTGAAACACTTTTTAATAGCCATAAAATAACCTGGAATCCTAACAACACGAAAACCACCACcaaacaaatatatatacatacatggaCCCACAGATCGGGACGCACCCACCCTTCCCAGCTCAATTACAGGGCATGCCATAGGGAACAATCGGACAAATAGTTTGTCAGTTTATAAACAATGCACgggaagaattattttatttagataCAGGATTTAAATAATCAACCATTTGTCCTTGAAAATTTCCATATCTGTTTCTCTCCAGCCCCCTCTTCGTGTGCTTGTCTACCCCGTCTAATAGCTTTCTCCTTTTTAATTCAGAtgggtatttattttaattgggggggaagaggagaggtgaaCACacgatttaaaaataaataaatacacgaAGCAGAGAAAGAGACAACCTAATAGGTGCAGCTCGATAGTTTAAGGGGAGAAAAGCTATTCAGTGAGCTCTAGGCAAAAGTGAGAATATTAGGTGAGAAGGGGGTAGGATCTGACCTCCTAAAATATTTTGATCCAAATTGTGGATCGGTTGCTTTACCAATAGGCACGCAGGGATTAAACGCTGGACGCTGTTGCTTCATTCAGCAGCTACATTTTCATCGAGTGCCTCATGTACTTTAGCAGCAGTTTAACGTGTATGTGACAGTTTATTAAACACgaggggattttttttcaaagacgTGGATGCGTAACGAaaccagcaggtttaaaaaaaaaatctttttttttgttttaaacccaccATTCATCTTGGAGTGGCTCATGCAAATGAGTCTATATTAACATGCTGTGCTAGAACGAAAATTTAGatagaacagcagcagcaaacacaaaAGTATTACAGGGGTGGAAAAGTAATGCATTAAATTATTTGCAAAGTCCTGAACCTCAACAGAAATCatttgaaaagggaaataaacGGTGGAGAGGGATGGAAAATCCCATTTTTATGTGTAAAAAGTATATCAAATGCattgcaaacaaaaaacaaaagaaggcaTTTGCTAAACACTGAGGTGGGGAAACTTCTGGGAGGGGAGACCAATTTATGCAGTATTTCCCCCatgtttatttatgtatttagtcGTGTTGGCTATGCATACAACAGGAATGATTTCAGTGGAGGGGGGATTTACATAGATTTTCAAGGCTTAAATAAAAAACTTCACCGAAATATACTTTGATATCGTTCTGTGTTATGCACTCAGGGAACAGTACATTGCTCTCTCTCtaatcttttaaatttaaaatcaccCACGCTAACCCATTAACAATCCTGCGTGGAAGGCAGCCATAGCTGCTGTGAAGAATTTCAGTCAGCTGATTAACATTTAAAGAGGCGAATAGATAAAGGATTCCTGAGTTTAACTACAGGCCACCGTAGGACGCCCAAGCAATGCATTGTGGGAAATGTAGTATCCTCGTCAATGCGTTCTCTTGTTAAGCAACAAATCCTATGGCAGTGCTGCTGCTTATGGTGACCTTTCAAGGATATCGAAGGCTACTGTATGAAAATAGAAGCTAAGCGTTATTTCTGATTAATACTGCGCCACAGTATCATGTTTAGGATGCAAAGatgctatatatacacaaacaataCTGTCCTTGTGTGATGTTTTCAGGCAATACTTTTGTGATCAAATGCGTGGCCATTGGTTATAACTTATGGAATAGAGTTGTAGTACATAAGGCACCTGTGGTGCAAAGCTGGCATGcccattatttattaaaaatgcacGAATGCAATAAGTAATCCTGCCTCCCTTTGTTGGAGACTATGCTCCCATCACATTACCTGTGTTCGCAAAGCGGGGGTTGTATTGGATCCCAAGCTGTTGTCTTGTTGGATGATCACATAGCAGTAGATCTATCTGGAAATTTAAGATGGTACAGAAATTGAGCAACAGCCATCTATAAAAGCAGGGCTTCCTGTTGGCAGCATGTGTCACTGGTGATTTATGATCAGTATTGCTACCTGTTGTTTTTTTAGATTGATTTAAACTGCAGGTTTTgatctataaagccctaaatgggcTGGGATATTGCTGCTAGAgagactgtctctcgctgtgccACCCTGCCACAACTGCAATCAGTGAAGGCATTTGTGTGGGATCCTCCTTGATTTAAAAGAGCAggggctggtggtggtggtttctgtGAACAGCCTCTGTGCTGACACAGGCTTCCTCTCCGGTCTGAAATAGCCCTGGATTATTGAACTTCAGAATACACTGCAAGACATGCCTATTTATGTGGGCTGCTATGGAGGTGGGCCTTTGAGATTCATCagatgggtgggagagagaagcgTTGGGTGTTTTATACATAATCTAATTCTGTTTATGTAGTTCATGGTAGGGACACCTGGCATCTTGAATAGGATCCcccctttctttttaaataaatctaataATACTTCTCCCTTCCTACCATTGCACCCTCAACTGTACTGAACTCTCTGTTCAAATCTTCTTTGCCTTAGAATCATGAATATTTCATTCAAGACAAAATTGACAATAGCAGGGAGTTCTCTATCCTGCTGGAAGGGATGGTAGTAGGTGGTGCTCTTACAAATTTCTATTTTCTGTTTGAATGCAGAGTATTTTGATCTTGGAAGAATGCTTATTCTCGAGCCTTGGCTCAATGCAGAGCCTGCTTCACGTATTAACATAGTCCACGTGATGTATTCAGATGATGTACAATCTGAGTTTTTCTACGTTTCTAGCTCTCagagttgcaaagaaaacctttacAAATGGGGAGTTGAGTATAACTGACACACTTGCTTTCCTCAGTCTGCAGCCTGCCTGAAATAACACCCCAGCCCCTTACTAATCTCCATGGAGAGTCAATGCCAAAGGCTAATGAAAACACTTAATGTTGACATTAGCTATATCA
The DNA window shown above is from Trachemys scripta elegans isolate TJP31775 chromosome 1, CAS_Tse_1.0, whole genome shotgun sequence and carries:
- the LOC117880630 gene encoding histone H1.0; translated protein: MTENSASAPAAKPKRAKAAKKSTDHPKYSDMIVAAIQAEKSRAGSSRQSIQKYIKSHYKVGENADSQIKLAIKRLVTTGVLKQTKGVGASGSFRLAKGDEPKKPPPAKKAKKEVKKATTPRKAAKPKKAATKSPAKKPKAAAKKAKKKPAAAPKKAKKPKTVKAKPVKASKPKKAKPSKPKAKSSAKKSAKKK